The following DNA comes from Spirochaetota bacterium.
TTCTTTAATATATCCTTACTTGAATTAAAACAATCAATTATATTAAAGAATGGATATGATGAGAAGGGAATAGAAAAAACATGTATAGAAGACCCATTATTATTTAATCAAATAATATAAGGGAGTGATCTTATGAATTCCACATTTATGGGCATTGAGATAGGCAAAAAGGGGCTCATGTCACATCAACGGGCGCTTCATGTGACAGGACATAATATATCAAACGCCGCTAATGAGGAGTATTCAAGACAGAGGGTAATCATAACAGCCGCTGATCCGCTATATGTCCCTGCCCTGAACAGGGCAAACACGCCAGGAAATATTGGACAGGGTTCTGTGATCTCATCAATTGAGAGGGTGAGGGATAGCTTTGTGGATGACAGGATTGTCATAGAGAAGGATGTGATGGGTTACTGGAAAACAAAGAACGATTTTTTATACCAAATTGAGATCGTCTATAATGAACCATCGGATCTGTCTATTAGGAGTCGCCTTGATGAGCTGTGGAAAGGCTGGGAAGAATTATCAAAATATCCTGAGGAGAGGTCAACTCGGGAGGTTGTTAAGGAAAAGGCTGTTAACCTATCCAATGATGTTAGACATATATACAGGCAATTGTACGATCTGCAACAGGATGCAAACAGGCAGGTTAAACATAAGGTAGAACAGATAAATGTATACGCCAGGGATATAAGAGACCTCAACGAAAGGATACTAAAGGCTGAGGCAGTGGGCGACAATCCCAATGATTTGAAGGATCGACGGGATGCCCTAATTGAGAAGCTGTCTGAGATTATAAACATCTCTGTGGGCAGAAGCGATAGAGATGAGTTGATAGTGTATCAGGGTTTGGAAAATCTCGTACAGGGCGAGGTGATAAGACCACTAGCGGTTGCCTTAGACCATGACAACCATGGATATTATACGGTTGTATGGGGGGATACCGGAAGGGAAATAAATCCGGAAGGCGGCGAGCTTGCTGGTCTGATAGAGGTTCGGGATAGAATATTAAGAGATAATATAAACGACATCAATGCATTTGCTATAAATCTCGTAGACCTGACCAACGAAATACATAGGGATGGTTTTGGCAGAAGCGGCACAACCAACGCGGATTTCTTCAGGCATATTGACATATCCGATAATGTTGAGGGGAATCACGATCTGAATAATGATGGCGTTGAGGATGTTACAGCCATATACAAGGTATCAGGGAACAACAAAGTTGATGCCTCCGCAGCTATTGGAATAACTGGCACATTGACATTCGCAACTAACGACGAATTTGAGATGGATGCACAGATTGATTATGCGAGAAGCGATACTGTGTATACTGTTATAAAAAAGATAAATGATGCCAAGTTGGGTGTTGTAGCCTACATTAACCACAATAGTGAGCTTGCTCTGAAAGCAACAATTGCCAAGGATTTGGATAAAAAGAACTTTATAATAAGGCATATTGAGGACTCTGGGCAGTTTTTGGTTGGGCTAACGGGCATACTGAAGCAGAGCGGGGCGCAGGGGGCATTCGATTACAGGAGAGTTAACGATATAGTTAAATTCCTGCCGGATAGAGAGCATATCACAATCACCCCCCGCTATAATCCGGCATCATATATTACACTGTCCGAGGGTATTTTTAATGACATAGATAAAATAGCCGCTTCTCAAGGTCAAGATATTGGCGGAACCGGTGATTTTAACAATACCAATGGAATCGGGGATGGAACAAACGCTCTTCGAATTGCGAACCTTCGGCATAAGAATGCAATGATAGATGCAAATACAACCTTTAATGACTTCTATACATCGCTGGTTTCAAGAATCGGCGCGCAGGGAGAGGAGGCAGAGGATCGCATTAAGAATCAAAATACCCTGCTAAAAAATTTGACAAATCTTCGAGAATCGATATCAGGCATAAATCTCGATGAGGAGATGACAAACATGGTGGCTTTCCAGCATGGGTATAACGCAACGGCAAGGGTGATATCGACCTTTGATAAGATGCTCGATACAATAATCAGGATGGGGGCTTAAGGGTATGTATAGAGTAACGAATCAGATGATAAACAATACGGTTAAGTTTAACCTAAACAAACATCAGTTCATCATGGATGAGGTTCAGGAAAAGCTTTCCACAGGAAAAAATGTTAGGATCCCCAGAGATAATCCAATCGCTACTACAAATCAGATGTTATACCAGACTAGAATAACTGAGATTAGTCAATTTATTGATAATATAAACGAGAGTAAATCCGCATTGGATGGAGCTGATATCGCACTTCAATCCGCTATGAGAATATTCCATAGGGTAAGGGTGCTATCTGTGCAGGGGGCAAATGGAATATACACATCCTTTGAGTTGAAGGAGGCTGCAGCAACAGAGATAAATGAACTACTTGAGGAAATTGTAACAATTGCGAATAGCAAGAGTCCCACTGGGAGGTCTATATTTGGAGGTTATCAGACAGGCACTGAGGAAACCCCGCACCCCTTTGTGCCGGTTTATCAGACTATTACTGCTGGAAATCAGGGAGACGCAATGATTGGTGTGGAGTATAGGGGAGATATAGGCAGGCAGAAGAGGGAAGTCGCAAAGGGCGAATACATGGATATAAATATTCCTGGGAATGTGGTATTCTGGGCCACAAATCAAATACTAACTTCTAATAAGGATGCGACTAACTATAGCTCAGAAACTAATCAAGCAATAAGAATTGATGGCAAGGAGATTAACATTTCAGCAGGTGATAACCTTGACTTAATCATAGATAAGATCAATAATGCAGCCTTAAATGTGAAGGCTTCAAAAGGTGGTAGAAATAATATAATACTTGAAACCACAGCTCCACATGATATATGGCTGGAGGATGCCGGCAGCGGTAGGGTGTTGAAAGATATAGGCCTTATCAGTACTGAATTTCCAAATCCTCCAAATAACATTGACCCAACGGTTACGATTGGAGGCATGTCAATCTTCGAAATGCTCATTCAGCTCAGGGATGATCTTGTGCGTGGAGACAAGGAACTTGTAGGCGGTAGAGATATTGGCCTCATTGATATGGCTCTGGATAATATTTTGAAACACATTGCATCAATTGGTGCTAAACAGAACAGGGTTGATGAATTAGCCAAGAGGGCAGAGTATACAAAATCCAATGTCCTTGAGATACTCTCAAAGTCTGAAGGGATAGACATCCCTGAGACGATTATGAACTTCAAATGGCTGGAGAGCGTTCATCAATATGCGTTGGCAGTTGGAGCAAAGACAATTATGCCAACGCTGATGGATTTCTTAAGATAAATAAAATGTTTTAAATCATGGATTAAGATACAGCTATCATCTCTTAAGGATGGTTATAGAAAGCGCTCCCTCTGAGCCACCGACAGTTCCGCCTGCATTTTGAGTTAGCCCTACCTTGGCTCCCTTCACCTGCCTCTCGCCAACCTTGTCTGATAGATGCCAATAGACCTCTGTCACCTGTCGTATACCGGTAGCGCCTATTGGATGCCCCTGCGATTCCAACCCACCGGACACATTTACTGGAATTTTCCCTCCCAGTGTTGTATGACCGGCCTCAGCAAAAGCTCCACCCTCGCCAATTGGGCAGAATCCCAATTCCTCTGTGGCATAGAGTTCGCCAATAGCTGTAGCATCGTGAACCTCAGCAAGATCAATATCCTCTGGGCCAATACCCGCTTTTTCATAAGAGCTCTTAGCTAATTCCTGCAGGGATTTATCTCCACCCATATCAGGGTCCTTGCCGCTGGTTAGCATGCATGCAGCAACTTCCACAGCATTGCTGGCGCCAATCTTTTTGGCGAAGTCTTCAGAGCATACAATAACTGCAGCCGCGCCATCCCCGATTGGAGAGCACATAGGTCGAGTAAGAGGCCACGCTACCTCTGGAGCCTCGAGAACCTCTTCAACGGTAAATTTGGTCTGATATTGAGCAAGAGGATTCATTGATGAATGATTGTGGTTCTTTGAGGCTATTACAGCCAATTGTCTCTGTGTGGTGCCATATTTGTCCATATGCTGACGTGCCATCATAGCAT
Coding sequences within:
- the flgK gene encoding flagellar hook-associated protein FlgK, producing MNSTFMGIEIGKKGLMSHQRALHVTGHNISNAANEEYSRQRVIITAADPLYVPALNRANTPGNIGQGSVISSIERVRDSFVDDRIVIEKDVMGYWKTKNDFLYQIEIVYNEPSDLSIRSRLDELWKGWEELSKYPEERSTREVVKEKAVNLSNDVRHIYRQLYDLQQDANRQVKHKVEQINVYARDIRDLNERILKAEAVGDNPNDLKDRRDALIEKLSEIINISVGRSDRDELIVYQGLENLVQGEVIRPLAVALDHDNHGYYTVVWGDTGREINPEGGELAGLIEVRDRILRDNINDINAFAINLVDLTNEIHRDGFGRSGTTNADFFRHIDISDNVEGNHDLNNDGVEDVTAIYKVSGNNKVDASAAIGITGTLTFATNDEFEMDAQIDYARSDTVYTVIKKINDAKLGVVAYINHNSELALKATIAKDLDKKNFIIRHIEDSGQFLVGLTGILKQSGAQGAFDYRRVNDIVKFLPDREHITITPRYNPASYITLSEGIFNDIDKIAASQGQDIGGTGDFNNTNGIGDGTNALRIANLRHKNAMIDANTTFNDFYTSLVSRIGAQGEEAEDRIKNQNTLLKNLTNLRESISGINLDEEMTNMVAFQHGYNATARVISTFDKMLDTIIRMGA
- a CDS encoding thiolase family protein, with protein sequence MRKVKIIGGAMSKFGKLMDRNMKSIVAEAVNGALKDANITKEQLQGAWVGNAAQGVLDGQECIRGQVVLRNIGIGGIPVVNVENACASSSTALRGAWAMVALGEMDLALVLGMEKMYFEDRSKVFPAFFGSMDVEMLPQLMAEFQKMEEEIQKKQAAKGEGTKKKSGQRTVFMDVYAMMARQHMDKYGTTQRQLAVIASKNHNHSSMNPLAQYQTKFTVEEVLEAPEVAWPLTRPMCSPIGDGAAAVIVCSEDFAKKIGASNAVEVAACMLTSGKDPDMGGDKSLQELAKSSYEKAGIGPEDIDLAEVHDATAIGELYATEELGFCPIGEGGAFAEAGHTTLGGKIPVNVSGGLESQGHPIGATGIRQVTEVYWHLSDKVGERQVKGAKVGLTQNAGGTVGGSEGALSITILKR
- a CDS encoding flagellar hook-associated protein 3, coding for MYRVTNQMINNTVKFNLNKHQFIMDEVQEKLSTGKNVRIPRDNPIATTNQMLYQTRITEISQFIDNINESKSALDGADIALQSAMRIFHRVRVLSVQGANGIYTSFELKEAAATEINELLEEIVTIANSKSPTGRSIFGGYQTGTEETPHPFVPVYQTITAGNQGDAMIGVEYRGDIGRQKREVAKGEYMDINIPGNVVFWATNQILTSNKDATNYSSETNQAIRIDGKEINISAGDNLDLIIDKINNAALNVKASKGGRNNIILETTAPHDIWLEDAGSGRVLKDIGLISTEFPNPPNNIDPTVTIGGMSIFEMLIQLRDDLVRGDKELVGGRDIGLIDMALDNILKHIASIGAKQNRVDELAKRAEYTKSNVLEILSKSEGIDIPETIMNFKWLESVHQYALAVGAKTIMPTLMDFLR